The following coding sequences are from one Treponema parvum window:
- a CDS encoding MG2 domain-containing protein: MKKNMLLPFSAAMLVCVLFFVSNCSKKDAEAKQSEQAWSDENGGDLADIPGFEQAFIPVYEKAVPEPDLPAKKRDLSGFSSVSAKKNASGAAKSGAASSTVRPLKEYKTAYTTTRSAKNAFVIPAGVSGEVVPAAEEKGDLTVVDWGPQKELPAAIRQPSFYVVFSLPVKAISALEEPSSKSDYMKVEPAIEGVFRWYGSRHLSFEASENINPLLEYTITVNDSVKSLSGKPITGERVFKIKSEELRITGSTVGYSFAKKSGMWIDEDDVVPEAANEVLLTFNYPVKAQDFSTRIRAEVDGGVLPCTVSQKDDKSLLVAVEGNIPFDTDVYIYVDKLSVRYHTLLPFRLKDTDVERSAGRFLNPVYLRFSHNVDPSSVSANLSTEPAMPIKKENIEVNGSTVIVYGLPVNFNSKYTLTVKDGIKDVYGRKLKAGKSVSVRVPEAASYVRFLDSGAKMLEAAYPHKFLFEYQNLYEPSRYSIVKTDAPLNIKSWQTSISDKDAVAPNIKIRNQRQFEVIDLEPLLDKGKGFVRFDAEMTVPSYWDKGKFHTQENCTSIQVTDLGITVRYGVNKAVVLVTSLASGNPVEGANVYMYSGEHPVSTAATTALGSGTTDKNGLAVLQFDRWSAAFFDSYREAVYVEKDGDRAVFYPDTHREWRSVSSVGDIDTGVQNFQRTFMFSDRGLYQPGETITFRGIDRTQRLGSFTPYTGDYTITLKENVWGDAEEVAHLNGTCSESGGFWGSVKLPENVEPGQYVLVYERPGREWRNRKINITVAYFERVKFQAEVALSDATLVAGDTISGSVKASYLSGGSLAEATYTGGWVRKGCDFTSDDPTLKNYTFGPREIERSMEQLSSFEGKLSADGSARISYTTAEEGIVGSPYRYFAEAAVTDISNQLIAARNAVTVHPASFYIGVAKPDGITGFAKKGQELNFPLMLASADGKALASLDFVKGNLSAELIRDDWHLVQQYGSSGSVYASYEKQSVSEYTSSIKPSLKGSVKVMPKNAGYYTLVLSGTDRNGKIAKTEYSFFVTGSGAVFWNRDFESSLRLTPDQSQYNPGDTARILLESPLPAGNYLITVEREGIFTEQVRRFEESTAVLEIPIALNYVPVIYVSVCSYSVRSGKPTHQYGEADMDKPKGFFGSTAVFVNPRVKAFSIDVAADKPSYRPGEKAVIVLNATKGGKPLADAELTLMAVDRGVLDLINYHVPNPVDFFYNEYNFPLCVKGGDSRSLLMDPVTYEIKNLKGGDAADEEKEQERKKFDPTAVFIPVLKTDKNGQARAEFTLPDTLTTYRITAFGVHEDLLALQEDEMLVQNPVNVLAVKPRRLRERDTAECGVLISNLDSRSHSITVKAEVRSPQGADSANLGKSAKSAAGKAAGKAFFDGSAQKTVKVESGAQSTVYFDLAAQKAGEVEVVFSVSSDILKERLVQPLVIEHPFVFETFTATGTVERSASSASEMVALPSFSDLNAGSLSVTLDATRLATLSSAVNYVFNYPYGCMEQQSARLLPLVVFGDYIATFGLKTEVPDVKKTVRETFASWKQIQQDDGGFPYWPEGTESSFYVSVRIAHLCALAKERGYSAKDIALNTERLASYVSSNINKKYLSDYLRAYACYVLALNGKSFPASLLPSVSAKDTDISTAALAGLACLERGSSGDKEKAQQYADTIRRYLRPDTRGVDITSPDESRYYYWYANDKSMDYALTVKLFTLLNADDDMITKLLYTLLQRQKAGYWKSTAVTAFVLDSVYTVIKTAKLDNLNMSASASVDGKELVSGSFKGAGAQALTFTADFDAEPLSAVKRDTLLPLTITKKGSNSLYYTTSLRYAIPQEMQTSRDEGLGVSYVLRDAETDKIVKPSSASSSLIELESGKTYEMEIKLSSGRDRTFVALRAPVPSGAEIIDAAFVTTASLTGSNRAEDEDADDEDDWYSRFYGRSMSSQRIYDNEVQYFWNDWEKGSDTVRFKFRAVRKGVYPCPPLTAECMYENEVFGRTDGYLFVIK; the protein is encoded by the coding sequence GTGAAAAAAAATATGCTTTTGCCGTTTTCTGCGGCGATGTTGGTTTGTGTGCTTTTTTTTGTCAGCAACTGTTCAAAAAAGGATGCCGAAGCGAAGCAAAGCGAACAGGCATGGTCGGATGAAAACGGCGGCGATCTTGCCGATATTCCCGGCTTTGAACAAGCGTTTATTCCCGTATATGAAAAGGCGGTACCGGAACCGGATTTGCCGGCAAAAAAACGGGATTTAAGCGGATTTTCTTCGGTTTCCGCCAAAAAAAATGCATCCGGTGCGGCAAAGTCCGGCGCGGCCTCTTCGACCGTGCGCCCTTTAAAAGAATATAAAACCGCGTATACGACAACGCGCTCTGCAAAAAATGCATTTGTCATTCCCGCAGGCGTTTCGGGAGAAGTCGTTCCCGCGGCGGAAGAAAAGGGCGATTTAACCGTCGTCGATTGGGGGCCGCAAAAAGAGCTGCCTGCGGCAATCCGCCAGCCGTCTTTTTACGTTGTGTTTTCGCTTCCCGTAAAGGCGATAAGCGCGCTCGAAGAACCGTCCTCAAAGTCGGATTATATGAAAGTTGAGCCTGCGATTGAAGGCGTCTTCCGCTGGTACGGTTCGCGCCATTTGTCGTTTGAAGCGAGCGAAAATATCAACCCCTTGCTGGAATACACGATTACCGTAAACGACAGCGTAAAATCCTTGAGCGGAAAGCCGATTACCGGCGAGCGCGTTTTTAAAATCAAAAGCGAAGAGCTGCGCATTACCGGTTCTACGGTCGGCTATTCGTTTGCAAAAAAATCCGGCATGTGGATTGATGAGGACGACGTTGTACCCGAAGCGGCGAACGAAGTGCTGCTTACGTTCAACTATCCGGTTAAAGCGCAAGATTTTTCAACCCGTATTCGCGCCGAAGTTGACGGCGGCGTTTTGCCCTGTACCGTGAGTCAAAAAGACGACAAATCGCTGCTGGTCGCCGTAGAGGGAAACATTCCGTTCGACACCGACGTGTATATTTATGTCGATAAGCTGAGCGTCCGTTACCACACGCTTTTGCCGTTCCGATTGAAGGATACCGACGTAGAGCGTTCGGCAGGGCGCTTTTTAAATCCCGTGTACCTGCGCTTTTCGCACAATGTTGACCCCTCCTCGGTTTCGGCGAATCTTTCGACCGAACCCGCGATGCCCATAAAGAAAGAAAACATCGAAGTAAACGGAAGCACGGTCATCGTCTACGGACTTCCCGTCAACTTTAATTCAAAATATACGCTCACCGTTAAAGACGGCATAAAGGATGTGTACGGCAGAAAATTAAAAGCCGGAAAGTCCGTTTCGGTTCGGGTTCCCGAAGCGGCAAGTTACGTGAGGTTTTTGGACAGCGGTGCAAAAATGCTCGAAGCCGCCTATCCGCACAAATTTTTGTTCGAATACCAAAACTTGTACGAACCCTCGCGTTACAGTATCGTAAAAACCGACGCTCCGCTCAACATAAAGTCGTGGCAAACGTCTATTTCCGATAAAGACGCGGTAGCGCCGAACATAAAAATACGCAATCAAAGGCAGTTTGAAGTTATCGATTTGGAGCCGCTTTTGGATAAGGGCAAGGGCTTTGTGCGCTTCGATGCGGAGATGACCGTTCCGTCCTATTGGGACAAGGGCAAATTTCACACGCAGGAAAACTGCACGAGTATTCAGGTAACCGATTTGGGCATTACGGTTCGGTACGGAGTAAATAAGGCGGTCGTACTGGTAACAAGTCTTGCAAGCGGCAATCCTGTCGAAGGGGCGAATGTGTACATGTACAGCGGTGAGCATCCCGTAAGCACTGCGGCAACAACCGCGCTCGGTTCGGGCACGACGGATAAAAACGGACTTGCCGTTTTGCAGTTTGACCGTTGGAGTGCGGCATTTTTTGACTCATACCGGGAAGCCGTTTATGTGGAAAAAGACGGAGACCGCGCGGTGTTTTATCCGGATACGCACCGCGAATGGCGTTCCGTTTCTTCGGTCGGTGATATTGATACCGGCGTGCAGAATTTTCAGCGTACATTTATGTTTTCCGACCGCGGTTTGTACCAGCCCGGCGAAACGATTACGTTCCGCGGCATCGACCGCACGCAAAGGCTCGGCTCGTTCACTCCGTACACCGGTGATTATACGATAACGTTAAAAGAAAACGTGTGGGGCGATGCCGAAGAAGTTGCACATTTGAACGGCACTTGTTCCGAATCGGGCGGTTTTTGGGGTTCCGTTAAACTTCCTGAAAACGTAGAGCCCGGTCAATACGTGCTTGTATACGAGCGCCCCGGAAGAGAGTGGCGGAACCGCAAAATCAATATTACCGTCGCGTATTTTGAACGCGTAAAATTCCAAGCGGAAGTTGCCTTGAGCGATGCGACCCTCGTCGCGGGCGACACTATAAGCGGCTCGGTTAAAGCTTCGTATTTGTCCGGCGGCTCTTTGGCCGAAGCGACGTACACAGGCGGCTGGGTGCGCAAGGGCTGCGATTTTACAAGCGACGACCCCACACTTAAAAATTATACTTTCGGCCCGCGCGAAATCGAGCGTTCAATGGAACAGCTTTCTTCGTTTGAAGGAAAGCTTTCCGCCGACGGCAGCGCACGCATTTCGTATACGACCGCCGAAGAAGGCATTGTCGGTTCTCCGTACCGCTACTTTGCCGAAGCGGCGGTAACCGACATAAGCAATCAGCTTATTGCCGCGCGCAATGCGGTAACGGTTCATCCCGCGTCGTTTTACATCGGAGTTGCAAAACCCGACGGCATTACCGGCTTTGCAAAAAAAGGGCAGGAATTGAATTTTCCGCTTATGCTCGCTTCCGCCGACGGAAAGGCGCTTGCTTCTTTGGATTTTGTTAAAGGCAATTTGTCCGCCGAACTTATACGCGACGATTGGCATTTGGTGCAGCAGTACGGTTCTTCCGGCAGCGTATACGCGAGCTACGAAAAACAAAGCGTCAGCGAATATACCTCTTCGATAAAACCTTCGCTCAAAGGCTCGGTAAAAGTTATGCCTAAAAACGCCGGCTATTATACGCTCGTGTTAAGCGGAACCGATAGAAACGGTAAAATTGCAAAAACCGAATATTCCTTTTTTGTAACCGGTTCGGGCGCCGTTTTTTGGAACCGCGACTTTGAATCTTCGCTGCGCCTAACTCCCGACCAATCGCAGTACAATCCCGGCGATACGGCGCGCATTTTGCTTGAAAGCCCGCTTCCTGCCGGCAACTATCTTATTACCGTTGAGCGCGAAGGAATTTTTACCGAACAAGTGCGCCGTTTTGAAGAAAGCACCGCCGTGTTGGAAATCCCGATTGCGCTCAATTACGTGCCGGTTATATACGTGAGCGTGTGTTCGTATTCCGTGCGTTCGGGAAAGCCGACTCATCAGTACGGCGAAGCCGACATGGACAAACCCAAGGGCTTTTTCGGTTCGACCGCCGTGTTTGTAAATCCGCGCGTAAAAGCTTTTTCGATCGACGTTGCCGCCGACAAACCCTCGTACCGTCCGGGCGAAAAAGCGGTTATCGTGCTGAATGCGACAAAGGGCGGAAAGCCGCTTGCCGACGCGGAGCTGACCCTTATGGCGGTAGACCGCGGCGTGTTGGATTTAATCAATTACCACGTTCCGAATCCCGTAGACTTTTTTTACAACGAATACAATTTTCCGCTTTGCGTAAAGGGCGGCGATTCGCGCTCGCTGCTTATGGATCCGGTAACTTACGAAATAAAAAACCTGAAAGGCGGAGATGCTGCCGATGAAGAAAAGGAGCAGGAACGCAAAAAATTCGACCCGACAGCCGTCTTTATACCGGTTTTAAAAACCGACAAAAATGGTCAAGCGCGTGCCGAATTCACTTTGCCCGATACGCTTACGACATACCGCATTACGGCCTTCGGCGTTCACGAGGATTTACTCGCTTTGCAGGAAGACGAAATGCTCGTGCAAAATCCCGTAAACGTGCTTGCCGTAAAACCGCGGCGCTTACGCGAGCGCGACACGGCCGAATGCGGCGTGCTGATTTCAAACCTCGATTCGCGTTCTCACAGCATAACGGTAAAAGCCGAAGTACGCTCTCCGCAGGGAGCCGATTCGGCAAACCTCGGAAAATCCGCCAAGAGCGCCGCGGGCAAAGCCGCCGGTAAAGCCTTTTTCGACGGCAGCGCGCAAAAAACGGTGAAGGTCGAAAGCGGCGCACAGTCAACGGTGTATTTTGATCTTGCCGCTCAAAAAGCGGGAGAAGTCGAAGTCGTGTTTTCGGTATCGTCGGATATTTTAAAAGAGCGCTTGGTGCAGCCGCTTGTTATCGAGCACCCCTTTGTGTTCGAAACCTTTACGGCGACGGGAACCGTCGAGCGTTCCGCTTCTTCGGCTTCCGAAATGGTGGCACTCCCGTCTTTTTCCGATTTGAACGCCGGTTCTTTGTCGGTTACGCTGGATGCAACCCGCTTGGCGACGCTTTCGTCGGCGGTCAATTACGTGTTCAATTATCCGTACGGCTGCATGGAACAGCAAAGCGCGCGCTTGTTGCCCCTGGTTGTTTTCGGCGACTACATCGCTACCTTCGGCCTGAAAACCGAAGTGCCCGACGTAAAGAAAACCGTAAGGGAAACCTTTGCCTCATGGAAGCAAATTCAACAGGATGACGGCGGTTTCCCGTATTGGCCCGAGGGTACGGAGTCGAGTTTTTACGTGAGCGTACGCATCGCTCATTTGTGCGCGCTTGCAAAGGAACGCGGCTACAGTGCCAAGGATATTGCGCTCAATACGGAAAGGCTTGCTTCATATGTTTCGTCAAACATCAACAAAAAGTATCTGAGCGATTATCTTCGCGCGTATGCGTGCTATGTACTCGCGCTCAACGGAAAGAGTTTTCCCGCTTCTTTGCTGCCGTCCGTATCCGCTAAAGATACCGATATTTCGACTGCGGCCTTGGCCGGCTTGGCCTGCCTCGAGCGCGGCTCTTCCGGCGATAAGGAAAAGGCGCAGCAGTACGCGGACACCATACGCCGCTATTTGCGGCCCGATACGCGCGGCGTGGACATAACTTCTCCCGACGAATCGAGGTACTATTATTGGTATGCGAACGACAAATCCATGGATTATGCGCTGACGGTTAAACTGTTTACGCTGCTTAATGCCGATGACGATATGATTACAAAGCTTTTGTATACGCTTTTGCAGCGTCAAAAAGCCGGCTATTGGAAAAGCACGGCCGTTACCGCCTTTGTGCTGGATTCGGTATATACGGTCATAAAAACGGCAAAACTCGACAACTTGAATATGAGCGCTTCGGCATCGGTGGACGGAAAGGAATTGGTTTCCGGAAGCTTTAAAGGCGCGGGAGCGCAAGCTCTTACGTTTACCGCGGATTTCGACGCCGAACCCTTGAGTGCCGTAAAGCGCGATACGCTGCTTCCGCTTACAATTACAAAAAAGGGTTCGAATTCGCTGTATTATACGACATCGCTCAGATATGCCATTCCGCAGGAAATGCAAACCTCTCGCGATGAAGGCTTGGGCGTTTCGTATGTTCTCCGCGATGCCGAAACCGATAAAATCGTAAAACCGTCTTCGGCTTCTTCTTCCCTTATCGAGCTTGAAAGCGGCAAAACCTACGAAATGGAAATAAAATTGTCGTCGGGACGCGACCGGACTTTTGTGGCGCTTCGCGCACCGGTGCCGTCGGGGGCCGAAATTATCGACGCGGCCTTTGTTACAACCGCCTCCCTTACCGGAAGCAATCGTGCCGAAGACGAGGATGCCGACGATGAAGACGATTGGTATAGCCGGTTTTACGGAAGGTCGATGAGCAGTCAGCGCATTTACGACAACGAAGTGCAGTATTTTTGGAACGATTGGGAAAAGGGAAGCGATACGGTGCGATTTAAATTCCGCGCCGTCAGAAAAGGAGTGTATCCCTGTCCGCCGCTTACCGCCGAATGTATGTATGAAAACGAAGTGTTCGGCCGCACCGACGGATACCTGTTTGTGATAAAATAA
- a CDS encoding dihydrodipicolinate synthase family protein, with the protein MNGIYVASLTPFDRNDNFNPKALIALMERNLAEGAAGFFIGGSSAECFLLSHEERLVAFECAAAFKGRTNLVAHCGAIGTKEAIDFACNAKRMGYRHIAATPPLYYGFTPGEIARYYYDISKAVDMPVIVYNFPGNTKKEFDLNNPIYRELFSSDAIEGVKHTNQVVYQLERFLELNPKLWVLNGFDETMVAGLALGSQGSIGSTFNCMLPHYLKIYNAFNEGRIAEARAMQHKANNIMEAFCSVGLIPAVKYVVCKQGIDVGIARKPFGELPETAKSLIDRTLEENLIE; encoded by the coding sequence ATGAACGGAATCTATGTAGCCTCTCTTACTCCGTTTGACCGGAATGACAATTTCAATCCGAAAGCTCTTATCGCTTTGATGGAAAGAAACCTTGCAGAAGGAGCCGCCGGATTCTTTATCGGAGGTTCAAGCGCGGAATGCTTTCTTCTTAGTCATGAAGAGAGGCTGGTAGCCTTTGAATGTGCTGCAGCTTTTAAAGGGAGAACCAATCTTGTCGCCCATTGCGGTGCGATCGGTACCAAAGAGGCGATCGACTTTGCATGCAATGCAAAGAGAATGGGATATCGGCATATAGCGGCCACCCCTCCGCTGTACTACGGCTTTACCCCCGGCGAGATTGCCCGATATTACTACGACATTTCTAAAGCTGTAGATATGCCTGTGATTGTGTACAACTTTCCGGGAAACACAAAGAAGGAATTTGATTTGAACAATCCGATCTACAGAGAGCTTTTCAGCTCCGATGCAATTGAAGGCGTGAAGCACACTAATCAGGTCGTATACCAGCTGGAAAGATTTCTGGAACTGAATCCTAAGCTTTGGGTTCTGAACGGCTTTGATGAAACAATGGTAGCCGGACTTGCATTAGGTTCACAGGGTTCTATCGGCAGCACATTCAACTGCATGCTCCCCCACTATCTTAAGATATACAATGCCTTCAATGAAGGACGAATTGCCGAGGCACGCGCAATGCAGCACAAGGCGAATAATATTATGGAAGCCTTCTGCAGTGTGGGACTAATCCCGGCAGTGAAGTATGTCGTATGTAAGCAGGGCATCGATGTCGGAATTGCAAGAAAACCGTTCGGAGAGCTACCGGAAACCGCCAAGTCTCTGATAGACAGAACATTGGAAGAGAATTTGATAGAATGA
- a CDS encoding TRAP transporter large permease: MSMSALATLVLIVGFFVLMFLKIPVTFSLLLSTCCAALIEGTNLTTIIRMMIDGVNNISLLSIPFFILMGEIMSVGEISDKIVGLANLVVGRFRGGLAYVNCMDSMFFGGISGSAVADVSSLGAIVIPLSVKQGYSPEFSVALTVTTACEGVLIPPSHNMVIYALAAGAGVSIGSMFMAGIVPGILLGLALMGLCFVMRFKYGFPKGDKIGAGDNVRWFSISKSLSGKWTSYLNADSWLVLENPVFRFEMGKCMKTIVGAFLPMMTLVIIMVGVGIGIFTATESSAIACVYTFVLTYFVYRKDKLSNFPKVLKNSLKTLSVVMTLLATAKAFAYMMTALRIPTMLTNALLSATDNKYILLIIINLILLLLGCFMDMAPLILIMTPILLPVVTSPAIGMSPIHFGIMLILNLATGLCTPPVGSALFVGCAVGGTTIEKTTKALLPMFLVMFATLMIVTFVPAFSLAIPRALGMPV; encoded by the coding sequence ATGTCAATGAGCGCTTTGGCCACATTGGTTCTTATCGTAGGTTTTTTCGTTCTCATGTTTCTGAAGATTCCTGTGACGTTCTCTCTTCTGCTTAGCACCTGCTGCGCCGCCTTGATTGAAGGAACAAACCTCACCACAATTATCAGAATGATGATTGACGGTGTTAATAACATATCGCTTCTCTCAATTCCTTTCTTCATTTTGATGGGAGAAATCATGAGTGTGGGAGAAATTTCCGACAAGATTGTCGGTCTTGCAAATCTTGTTGTAGGAAGATTCAGAGGCGGACTTGCTTATGTAAATTGCATGGACTCCATGTTCTTCGGTGGAATCTCAGGCTCCGCCGTAGCGGATGTCAGTTCTCTCGGGGCAATCGTCATTCCGCTTTCAGTGAAACAAGGCTACTCTCCGGAATTCAGCGTTGCGCTTACCGTTACCACTGCCTGTGAAGGAGTCCTGATTCCCCCAAGTCACAACATGGTCATCTATGCCCTTGCAGCCGGTGCCGGAGTTTCCATTGGTTCCATGTTTATGGCTGGAATAGTTCCTGGGATTCTTCTGGGACTTGCTTTGATGGGCTTGTGTTTTGTGATGAGATTCAAGTACGGCTTCCCGAAAGGGGACAAGATCGGTGCAGGTGACAATGTCCGTTGGTTCTCCATCTCAAAGAGCCTAAGTGGAAAGTGGACAAGCTATCTCAATGCCGATTCCTGGCTTGTGCTTGAAAATCCTGTCTTTAGATTCGAGATGGGGAAATGCATGAAAACCATAGTCGGTGCGTTTCTTCCGATGATGACACTTGTTATCATTATGGTCGGTGTCGGTATTGGAATCTTCACCGCTACTGAGAGTTCCGCCATAGCATGTGTATATACGTTCGTTCTGACGTACTTTGTGTATAGAAAGGACAAACTCAGTAACTTCCCTAAGGTTTTGAAAAACTCTCTGAAGACGCTTTCTGTTGTTATGACTCTGCTTGCTACGGCAAAAGCCTTTGCTTACATGATGACTGCTCTTAGAATTCCAACAATGCTCACCAATGCGCTTCTTTCAGCTACTGACAACAAATATATTTTACTGATTATCATCAATCTGATTCTGCTTTTGTTGGGATGTTTTATGGATATGGCTCCGCTGATCCTGATCATGACGCCTATTCTGCTTCCTGTTGTAACAAGCCCTGCGATTGGGATGAGTCCTATCCACTTTGGAATTATGCTGATTCTTAACCTCGCCACGGGATTATGTACGCCTCCTGTCGGAAGTGCGCTGTTCGTCGGGTGCGCTGTCGGAGGTACCACCATAGAGAAGACCACTAAGGCTCTTCTTCCTATGTTTCTGGTTATGTTTGCCACGCTTATGATAGTGACTTTCGTTCCAGCCTTTTCCCTTGCAATTCCAAGAGCTCTGGGAATGCCCGTATGA
- a CDS encoding TRAP transporter small permease, with product MSGKFKTWKEDNKLVRSQSGFKETIILVNHWSHKIILTIAQTAEIAMLAILFMNVVLRYVFNTGVGWAEEVPRLMVILFSFIACAVGVRDHMHVSVTVIYSHIKNRHVKKALDILSDVATLICGLILVIYGYKYVQKLTMVTGKLPMTGLPTWVQYLPAPMAGFLMTFDSILFLTGILKADDLLYSTKEIDYVELVKERDIAKEESRCQ from the coding sequence ATGAGCGGTAAGTTCAAAACATGGAAAGAGGATAATAAACTTGTTCGTAGCCAGTCTGGCTTCAAAGAAACAATCATCCTTGTCAACCATTGGTCTCACAAGATAATTCTAACAATCGCACAGACTGCAGAGATTGCTATGCTTGCGATTTTGTTCATGAACGTGGTTCTTCGCTACGTCTTTAACACAGGTGTCGGCTGGGCTGAAGAAGTTCCGCGTCTCATGGTCATTCTGTTTTCGTTCATAGCATGTGCGGTAGGTGTAAGAGACCATATGCATGTTTCGGTAACCGTGATATATTCCCATATCAAGAATAGACATGTGAAAAAGGCCTTGGACATCCTATCCGATGTTGCGACGCTGATTTGCGGTCTGATTTTGGTAATCTATGGATATAAATATGTTCAGAAGCTCACCATGGTCACGGGAAAGCTCCCTATGACCGGTCTGCCGACTTGGGTGCAGTATCTTCCTGCCCCTATGGCAGGCTTTCTAATGACATTTGACTCGATTTTGTTTCTGACAGGTATTCTCAAGGCGGATGACCTTCTCTATTCAACAAAGGAGATTGATTACGTTGAACTCGTCAAGGAACGCGATATTGCAAAGGAGGAAAGCCGATGTCAATGA
- a CDS encoding TRAP transporter substrate-binding protein, producing the protein MKKITAVFLVLAIACAAVLAKGGSETSKSVTLKLSEVHVDGYPTTMADQEFARLVKEKTEGRVNIEVYSNGTLYGEETGAIEAMQVGDCGFARVSASPVANYVPALNAIQLPYLYNSADHMWAVLNGEVGQNMLDAVQKSGSGLIGLCWYDSGSRNFYTTKVVRQAKDIKGMKIRMQNNTMMCRIIELCGGTPVTGIGPNDIYSAIQQGVIDGAENNWATYYSKGDYEVAKYFCLDAHTRIPEILLGSVAALKKAGISEADIAIIKECAKQTQEYEIAQWKAMEKKAESAVRANGNIVYEPTVEDLKTFQNAVAAIYTEYGKGYENIIEKIRNTKY; encoded by the coding sequence ATGAAGAAAATTACAGCCGTATTTTTGGTTCTTGCAATTGCTTGCGCAGCTGTTTTAGCAAAGGGAGGCTCGGAAACCTCAAAGTCAGTCACGTTGAAGCTTTCCGAGGTCCACGTTGACGGCTATCCGACAACGATGGCGGATCAGGAATTCGCGCGATTGGTAAAGGAAAAGACAGAGGGAAGAGTCAATATTGAGGTCTATTCAAACGGGACTCTGTACGGTGAAGAGACCGGAGCAATCGAAGCCATGCAGGTTGGAGACTGCGGCTTTGCACGTGTATCAGCATCTCCTGTTGCAAACTACGTACCGGCTCTGAATGCGATACAACTTCCATATCTATACAACAGCGCTGACCATATGTGGGCGGTACTGAACGGGGAGGTTGGACAGAATATGCTTGATGCCGTTCAGAAGAGCGGTTCCGGCCTGATAGGTCTTTGCTGGTATGACAGCGGATCAAGAAACTTCTACACCACAAAGGTAGTTCGTCAGGCAAAAGATATCAAGGGAATGAAGATTAGAATGCAGAACAACACAATGATGTGCCGCATCATTGAGCTGTGCGGAGGAACACCTGTTACCGGCATTGGCCCGAACGACATCTACAGCGCAATTCAGCAGGGCGTTATCGACGGCGCTGAGAACAACTGGGCAACCTACTATTCAAAGGGCGACTACGAGGTTGCAAAATACTTCTGCCTTGACGCTCATACCAGAATCCCCGAAATTCTTCTAGGTTCGGTAGCTGCTCTGAAAAAAGCCGGCATATCAGAGGCTGACATCGCAATCATCAAGGAATGTGCAAAGCAAACACAGGAATATGAGATTGCGCAGTGGAAGGCGATGGAAAAGAAAGCAGAAAGTGCTGTCAGAGCAAACGGGAATATTGTTTATGAGCCGACAGTTGAAGATTTGAAGACCTTCCAGAATGCAGTAGCGGCTATCTACACGGAATATGGCAAGGGCTACGAGAACATCATCGAGAAGATTAGAAACACAAAGTATTGA
- a CDS encoding YhcH/YjgK/YiaL family protein: protein MISTKIGLEYKYDFAARKFRLAFEFLKRKDLADLPECTIELEEGVKASIQHYDSINAEDGRFETHEKFFDIQYVIEGMEYCGVCDRSELGAVAVPYDEAKDITFYEEPKHYSNVFLNAGDYVILGPDDAHKPRVKVDGNVPVKKVVVKVPI, encoded by the coding sequence ATGATTAGTACAAAGATCGGTTTGGAGTATAAGTACGACTTTGCGGCAAGGAAATTCCGGCTTGCCTTTGAGTTTCTGAAAAGGAAGGATCTTGCAGATCTTCCTGAATGTACAATTGAGCTTGAAGAGGGAGTTAAGGCGAGCATTCAGCACTATGATTCTATTAATGCGGAAGACGGCCGATTTGAGACCCATGAGAAATTCTTTGACATCCAGTATGTTATAGAGGGTATGGAGTACTGCGGAGTTTGTGACAGAAGTGAGCTAGGCGCTGTTGCGGTTCCGTACGACGAAGCAAAAGACATCACCTTTTACGAAGAACCTAAACACTATAGCAACGTGTTTCTCAACGCAGGTGACTATGTTATCCTCGGCCCTGATGATGCCCATAAGCCTAGAGTCAAGGTCGATGGTAATGTCCCTGTCAAGAAAGTTGTAGTGAAGGTTCCCATCTAA